The Vibrio nitrifigilis genome segment GGGGGTTAATATGTGGGATTGGATAGTAGAATTATTTAATGACTTATTAGAGTTCTTCTATAAGTTATTTCTAAGTCTGGTAGATGCGCTTAAGGATTTATTTGCATGGGTATTCGACCAAATATTTGATTTAATCGAGGTCGTCATTAGTTATATTATGACGTTATTTGCTCCCTTTGATTTGTCTGAATTAACTGATTCTATACCTTCAACCGCTGCTTGGGTTCTGTCCAATATTGGACTGCCTAATTGCTTGGTATTGATAGCGACTGCCATTGGTATTCGTCTCGTTCTACAGTTGATTCCGTTCACAAGGTT includes the following:
- a CDS encoding VSK receptor; amino-acid sequence: MWDWIVELFNDLLEFFYKLFLSLVDALKDLFAWVFDQIFDLIEVVISYIMTLFAPFDLSELTDSIPSTAAWVLSNIGLPNCLVLIATAIGIRLVLQLIPFTRLGS